The following are encoded together in the Flammeovirga agarivorans genome:
- the ndk gene encoding nucleoside-diphosphate kinase: MENYAPKKGTFTFTMIKPGEENQDYIGEILTMIHDAGFRIQAMKMVRLRTKQAEMFYRHLSDQPFFQDVVNYMTSGPVVAAVLEKDNAVADYRKLIGATDPTKAEDGTIRKRFARSTDRNVVHGSDSDDNAAEEATFFFSMGERYNNEGHCFFGWGN, encoded by the coding sequence ATGGAAAACTACGCACCTAAAAAGGGAACTTTCACTTTTACTATGATTAAGCCTGGAGAAGAAAACCAAGATTACATTGGTGAAATCTTAACGATGATTCATGATGCAGGCTTCCGTATCCAAGCAATGAAAATGGTAAGGTTACGTACGAAACAAGCTGAAATGTTTTACCGCCACTTGTCTGACCAACCGTTCTTTCAAGATGTAGTAAATTACATGACTTCAGGACCTGTAGTTGCAGCCGTATTGGAAAAAGACAATGCAGTAGCTGACTACCGTAAATTGATTGGTGCAACAGATCCAACAAAAGCAGAAGACGGTACAATCCGTAAACGTTTTGCAAGATCAACTGATAGAAATGTTGTTCATGGTTCTGATTCTGATGACAATGCAGCTGAGGAAGCAACATTCTTCTTTTCTATGGGAGAACGTTACAACAATGAAGGACACTGTTTCTTTGGATGGGGTAACTAA
- a CDS encoding ABC transporter permease, translating to MNILIYIFEAFSSVKANKLRSFLTSTMIAIGIMALVGIMTAIDAVNESINSGMADLGVNNFEISDVTRRRGAFGKKLAKKNIISYEQMKKLKESLPVEGKVSLEALVAGSLEIKRLSKKTTPNYSVTGIDDMYLKNNGYKIKDGREFSNIELSQGQNVAIISKEVYTNLFEKDEDPIDKAIGFKGKKFRVIGVVEEKGGIGGGDADRQVFIPLLNANKFATQQSLYYKATINTTDPRGIDYAMSEARGTMRIIRRDQLGKPDSFEIKRSDSLNSEFNEMTMQLRIGGFAIAIVTLLGASIGLMNIMMVSVTERTREIGIRKSLGATPFAIRQQFLMEAIFICLIGGLFGTFFGALIGNVLAKFMDTEGFIFPWFWLIVSIVVCVVVGVVSGFYPANKASRLDPIESLRFE from the coding sequence ATGAATATTTTAATTTATATATTTGAAGCTTTCAGTTCTGTAAAAGCAAATAAACTTCGCTCATTCTTGACATCTACAATGATTGCTATCGGTATTATGGCTTTGGTCGGAATAATGACAGCAATTGATGCCGTTAATGAATCTATAAATTCTGGTATGGCAGACTTGGGTGTAAATAATTTTGAAATCTCAGATGTAACTAGAAGAAGAGGTGCTTTTGGAAAAAAATTAGCAAAAAAGAATATCATTTCTTACGAACAAATGAAGAAATTAAAGGAATCATTACCTGTAGAAGGTAAGGTAAGCCTTGAAGCTTTGGTCGCTGGTTCATTGGAAATCAAAAGATTATCTAAAAAAACAACACCCAATTACAGTGTAACGGGTATCGATGATATGTACCTAAAAAATAATGGGTATAAGATAAAAGATGGTAGAGAGTTCTCAAATATCGAATTATCTCAAGGTCAAAATGTAGCAATTATCTCAAAAGAGGTTTATACTAACTTATTTGAAAAAGATGAAGACCCTATTGATAAGGCTATCGGTTTCAAAGGTAAAAAGTTTAGGGTGATTGGAGTCGTGGAAGAGAAAGGAGGTATTGGTGGAGGTGATGCCGATAGACAGGTGTTTATTCCTCTTCTTAATGCTAATAAGTTCGCTACACAGCAAAGTTTATATTATAAAGCAACAATAAATACTACAGATCCTAGAGGTATTGATTATGCTATGTCTGAAGCAAGAGGCACAATGCGAATCATCAGAAGAGATCAACTTGGAAAACCAGATTCCTTTGAGATAAAAAGAAGTGATTCTTTAAACTCTGAATTTAATGAAATGACAATGCAACTTAGAATCGGAGGTTTTGCTATTGCGATTGTGACATTGTTAGGGGCATCTATCGGTTTGATGAATATTATGATGGTGTCTGTAACTGAACGTACAAGAGAGATAGGCATTCGTAAGTCTTTGGGAGCAACACCTTTTGCAATTAGACAGCAATTCCTTATGGAAGCAATTTTTATCTGTTTAATTGGAGGACTTTTTGGGACGTTTTTTGGAGCCTTAATCGGTAATGTATTAGCTAAGTTTATGGATACCGAAGGTTTTATATTTCCTTGGTTCTGGTTAATTGTGTCAATAGTAGTTTGTGTTGTTGTAGGAGTTGTTTCAGGGTTTTACCCAGCAAATAAAGCATCAAGATTAGATCCTATTGAATCACTTAGGTTTGAATAA
- a CDS encoding asparagine synthetase B, whose translation MKTIISLCFLLLAQLHTFGSHILVPMDQEQTNHLKAYGVTFWVLGQEVEADWLLNYRGGSFMFKNLPLFEQELVIRGVSYDVISDAQAIQIKEEIAHPESNMDLMRLDAVPSIAVYSPPSKQPWDDAVTLVLTYAEIPYDVIFDDEVMADLLPKYDWLHLHHEDFTGQYGKFYATYGREAWYIEAQNQFEESAKRHGFEKVSHLKSAVVKKIRDFCAGGGFLFAMCSATDTYDIALAADNVDICDYMYDGDGVDENVHDKLNYKNTFAFKDFKIKLDPYQYEYSQIDNQSYERGLREENDYFELFTFSAKWDPVPTMLTQNHEKQVKGFMGQTTAFKKHLIKSDVIILGECEAAKEARYIHGTYGKGTWTFFGGHDPEDYRHFVGEEPTDLNLHPNSPGYRLILNNILFPAAKKKKQKT comes from the coding sequence ATGAAGACCATTATCTCACTTTGCTTTCTGCTATTGGCACAACTACATACTTTCGGATCTCATATACTTGTGCCAATGGATCAAGAACAAACTAACCACCTAAAGGCTTATGGAGTCACTTTTTGGGTTCTTGGACAAGAAGTGGAAGCCGATTGGCTACTCAATTACAGAGGTGGTAGTTTTATGTTTAAAAATCTACCCTTATTTGAACAAGAGCTTGTGATTAGGGGTGTAAGTTATGATGTGATTTCTGACGCTCAAGCTATTCAAATTAAAGAAGAAATTGCACACCCAGAATCCAATATGGATCTAATGAGATTAGACGCTGTACCTAGTATTGCTGTTTACTCTCCGCCCTCTAAACAACCTTGGGACGATGCCGTAACCTTGGTACTTACATATGCAGAGATTCCTTATGATGTCATCTTCGACGATGAAGTAATGGCAGATCTCTTACCTAAATATGATTGGCTTCACCTTCATCATGAAGATTTTACGGGTCAATATGGTAAGTTCTATGCTACTTATGGACGAGAAGCCTGGTACATTGAAGCACAAAATCAATTTGAAGAATCAGCAAAAAGACATGGATTTGAGAAAGTTTCTCACCTAAAAAGTGCTGTAGTAAAGAAAATTAGAGATTTCTGTGCAGGAGGAGGGTTCTTATTTGCCATGTGCTCTGCTACAGACACTTATGACATCGCTTTAGCAGCAGATAATGTTGATATCTGTGATTACATGTATGATGGCGATGGTGTTGACGAAAATGTTCATGACAAATTAAATTATAAGAACACTTTCGCATTTAAAGACTTTAAAATAAAACTCGACCCCTATCAATACGAATACTCACAGATAGATAACCAATCTTATGAAAGAGGCTTAAGAGAAGAAAATGATTACTTTGAATTATTCACTTTCTCTGCAAAATGGGATCCTGTTCCTACGATGTTAACTCAGAACCATGAGAAACAAGTTAAAGGTTTTATGGGACAGACAACTGCTTTCAAAAAGCATTTAATAAAAAGTGATGTTATTATTTTAGGAGAATGTGAGGCAGCCAAAGAAGCCAGATATATCCATGGTACTTATGGCAAAGGAACTTGGACTTTCTTCGGGGGACATGATCCAGAAGATTACCGTCATTTTGTTGGTGAGGAGCCAACAGATCTAAATCTTCATCCTAATTCTCCTGGTTATCGATTAATCTTGAATAACATTCTCTTCCCTGCCGCGAAGAAAAAGAAACAAAAAACCTGA
- a CDS encoding Rieske 2Fe-2S domain-containing protein — MSLEYKSVLWNPQKKRYDSWIALGIIIYILSFAGFTAITQKDCTIETLIIRSFGSLSITMLQLILCIGPLCRLSHYFLPLLYNRRHLGVAMFFMALTHGIFSLIQFHALGNEGIINSLFTSNLDYDHSSDFPFQTLGFFALVILFLMASTSHDFWNKHLGAILWKRLHMFVYIAYTLVAFHVLLGAYQQDHQLYLILQVGIGSGILITLHLITGIAEWTSDREFLRSHNRVDKNGYIYICLIDDIDENCAKVVQLGNERIAIFKYDNKVSAVSNVCKHQNGPLGEGKIIDGCITCPWHGYQYNPENGQSPPPFTETINTYDVKLKGKEVFVHPVPLGEGVPSNPKTIR; from the coding sequence ATGTCTCTTGAATATAAATCTGTCCTATGGAATCCTCAAAAAAAGAGATATGATTCATGGATTGCATTGGGCATCATTATATATATATTAAGTTTTGCAGGGTTTACAGCAATCACACAAAAAGATTGTACCATAGAAACACTGATCATAAGAAGTTTTGGTTCGCTAAGTATAACAATGCTTCAACTAATATTGTGCATTGGGCCTTTATGCAGACTATCCCATTATTTCTTACCCCTTCTCTACAATAGAAGACATTTGGGTGTTGCGATGTTCTTTATGGCATTGACTCATGGTATATTTTCATTAATTCAATTCCATGCATTAGGTAATGAGGGAATTATCAACTCCCTTTTCACTTCCAATTTAGACTATGATCATTCTAGTGATTTCCCTTTTCAGACATTAGGCTTTTTTGCTCTTGTTATATTATTCCTAATGGCTTCAACAAGTCATGATTTTTGGAACAAACACCTAGGAGCTATATTATGGAAGAGGCTTCATATGTTTGTCTATATCGCTTATACCTTGGTAGCTTTTCATGTATTGTTAGGAGCTTATCAACAAGACCACCAATTGTATTTAATACTTCAGGTCGGCATTGGAAGTGGAATATTGATCACTTTACATCTCATAACAGGTATTGCTGAATGGACTAGTGACAGAGAGTTTCTAAGGTCACATAATCGAGTAGATAAAAACGGCTACATCTATATTTGCCTTATCGATGATATTGATGAAAACTGTGCAAAGGTTGTTCAACTGGGAAATGAAAGAATTGCTATTTTCAAGTATGACAATAAAGTTTCTGCGGTGTCAAATGTTTGTAAGCATCAAAATGGTCCATTAGGTGAAGGTAAAATAATTGACGGCTGTATTACTTGTCCATGGCATGGTTACCAATACAACCCAGAAAATGGACAGTCTCCACCTCCTTTTACTGAAACCATAAATACCTATGATGTAAAATTAAAAGGTAAAGAAGTTTTTGTACACCCTGTTCCACTTGGCGAAGGAGTACCATCCAACCCAAAAACAATACGATAA
- the rimO gene encoding 30S ribosomal protein S12 methylthiotransferase RimO: MKTRTLKENKVNIITLGCSKNIVDSEVIMTQLKGNGIAVEHEMEDDKFNIVLINTCGFIGHAKTESIETILRYAEAKKEGLVDKVYVSGCLSERYKEDLVQEIPEVDAFFGTREVPNLLKALKADYKKELLGERLLTTDKHYGYLKIAEGCDRPCSFCAIPLMRGKHVSTPIEDLVKQAEDMVAKGVKEILLIAQDLTYYGLDIYKKRRLADLLRALSDVEGLDWIRLHYAYPTGFPMDVIDVMKERDNIANYLDIPLQHGSTEMLKRMRRGTTREKQEELINEIRKRIPDIAIRTTLITGHPGETEEEFEEMLDFVERMKFERVGVFAYSHEEDTHAGDTMEDTIPDDVKQERADEIMAIQEDISLTLNQEKIGKTYKVLFDKIEGGYFVGRTEYDSPEVDNEVLVPVSEENHVRLGDFANVKITNVEPFDLYGEIV, translated from the coding sequence TTGAAAACCAGAACACTTAAAGAAAATAAAGTCAATATAATTACACTTGGATGTTCAAAAAACATTGTTGACTCGGAGGTAATTATGACACAATTGAAAGGAAATGGCATTGCCGTAGAACATGAGATGGAAGATGATAAGTTTAATATTGTCTTAATCAATACTTGTGGGTTTATCGGTCATGCGAAAACTGAATCTATTGAAACAATTCTTCGTTATGCTGAAGCAAAGAAGGAAGGTTTAGTAGATAAGGTGTATGTTTCTGGCTGTTTATCTGAAAGATATAAGGAAGATCTAGTTCAAGAAATTCCTGAGGTAGATGCATTTTTTGGAACAAGAGAAGTGCCTAATTTATTGAAAGCGTTAAAAGCTGACTATAAAAAGGAACTTCTAGGTGAAAGATTGCTGACTACAGATAAGCATTACGGCTACCTTAAAATTGCAGAAGGTTGTGATCGTCCTTGTTCTTTCTGTGCAATACCATTGATGCGTGGTAAGCATGTTTCAACACCTATTGAAGACTTGGTGAAACAAGCAGAAGATATGGTAGCGAAAGGAGTAAAAGAAATTTTATTAATCGCTCAAGACTTAACTTACTATGGTCTTGATATTTATAAGAAACGTCGTTTAGCTGATTTATTAAGAGCACTTTCAGATGTGGAAGGATTAGATTGGATCCGTTTGCACTATGCTTACCCAACTGGCTTCCCTATGGATGTTATCGATGTAATGAAAGAAAGAGATAATATTGCTAACTATCTTGATATTCCTTTACAACATGGTTCAACAGAAATGTTGAAGAGAATGCGTAGAGGTACTACTAGAGAAAAGCAAGAGGAATTGATTAATGAAATCCGTAAGCGTATTCCAGACATTGCTATTCGTACTACTCTAATTACTGGTCATCCAGGTGAAACAGAAGAAGAGTTCGAAGAAATGTTAGACTTTGTTGAAAGAATGAAGTTTGAAAGAGTAGGTGTATTTGCTTACTCTCATGAAGAAGATACGCATGCAGGAGACACTATGGAAGACACAATTCCTGATGATGTTAAACAAGAGCGCGCAGATGAGATCATGGCCATACAGGAAGATATTTCACTTACTTTGAATCAAGAAAAGATCGGTAAAACTTACAAAGTATTATTTGATAAGATTGAAGGAGGTTACTTCGTAGGTCGTACAGAATATGATTCTCCTGAGGTTGATAATGAAGTTTTAGTTCCGGTTTCTGAAGAAAATCACGTTCGTTTAGGTGATTTCGCAAATGTGAAAATCACGAACGTTGAACCATTTGATTTATACGGTGAAATCGTATAA
- a CDS encoding cache domain-containing protein codes for MKLFEQNNINSQDNKEHISEATFIPVMTLSVIAITFLVGIWSIKELSDYKADVERLETEFTENQKRVTRNEVENSAKYIRYLEKNTEKHLRKTLKNRVDEAYLIMTNIYERNKNKLPKKVIVELIKDSLYPIRFNNKRGYYFIDHISGYSVMNASEPDAAGEYILDYQDAKGNYFIREQMEIAKTKGSGYFNYYWKKPDQKDEEQYPKTSYIRYFKPLGLVIGTGEYMDNVTKDMQKQALERMSSVHFGKDGYLFVNKRGHPLLQRWKYYEKAKTITPKQLNSLPITDENGDTTYFKDIPFEMMNKKKNGGFYYYNYRKPNSQEVTKKFSYILYFKEWDWTIGAGVYLDELDEQIAAKRTLLINELTTELFRILSLSTLLIAILWWRLRKVATGITNNIHEFASFFDTASKEHVKINKDRLAYAEFDQLANLANKMLDERENDKKKIIEAYHEIQTSEEELRQQSESLLYTNQKLEEAMKEVKATQVQLINSEKMASLGQLTAGIAHEINNPINFVSSNVQPLKDDIDDIITLLHQCNHLINMYEKGEDIKDKVKEINVLAEEIEVDILTDEIKQLINGIEEGAQRTKEIVLGLRTFSRLDEDTFKHANINDGMQSTLTILNNKAKKKDVTINVDLQDDLPEIECLPGRVNQVFMNIINNAIQAVDEDKGIIEVKTRFTQGDDHISISIKDNGKGMHQAVIDKIFDPFFTTKEVGEGTGLGLSISYGIIEKHGGRIMVSSKPKDNEEDTSSFTEFTITLPIKGNNELEKQR; via the coding sequence ATGAAGCTCTTTGAGCAAAACAATATAAATAGTCAGGACAATAAAGAGCACATTTCAGAAGCGACCTTTATTCCTGTAATGACCCTTTCAGTAATTGCAATTACCTTCCTTGTCGGCATATGGTCTATTAAAGAATTAAGTGACTATAAAGCTGATGTAGAGCGGCTTGAAACCGAATTTACAGAAAATCAAAAGCGTGTTACTAGAAATGAGGTTGAAAACTCTGCCAAATACATTCGTTACCTAGAAAAAAATACTGAAAAGCATTTAAGGAAAACATTAAAAAATAGAGTAGATGAGGCTTATCTTATTATGACTAACATCTACGAAAGAAATAAAAACAAACTCCCTAAAAAGGTAATTGTTGAATTGATAAAAGACTCGCTTTACCCTATCCGATTCAACAATAAAAGAGGTTATTATTTTATTGATCACATTAGTGGTTACTCTGTAATGAATGCCTCAGAACCAGATGCAGCCGGTGAGTACATTCTCGACTACCAAGATGCTAAAGGAAACTATTTTATTAGGGAACAAATGGAAATTGCCAAGACAAAAGGTAGTGGCTATTTCAATTACTATTGGAAAAAACCAGATCAAAAAGACGAGGAACAGTATCCTAAAACATCATATATAAGATATTTCAAGCCCTTAGGCTTAGTCATAGGTACTGGAGAATATATGGACAATGTTACTAAAGACATGCAAAAACAAGCTTTAGAACGTATGTCTTCAGTGCATTTTGGAAAAGATGGCTACCTGTTTGTCAATAAAAGAGGACATCCATTGCTTCAAAGATGGAAGTACTATGAAAAGGCTAAGACCATCACACCAAAGCAACTCAATTCTTTACCTATCACAGACGAAAATGGCGATACCACTTATTTCAAAGATATCCCATTCGAAATGATGAATAAGAAAAAGAATGGAGGGTTTTATTATTATAACTATAGAAAACCAAACAGTCAGGAGGTCACCAAAAAGTTCTCCTATATCCTCTATTTCAAAGAATGGGACTGGACTATTGGTGCTGGTGTTTATTTAGATGAATTAGACGAACAAATTGCAGCTAAAAGAACTCTATTAATTAATGAGCTAACCACAGAGTTGTTTAGAATTCTATCTTTATCTACACTATTGATTGCTATTTTATGGTGGAGGTTAAGAAAAGTAGCAACAGGCATCACAAATAATATTCATGAATTTGCTTCTTTCTTTGATACAGCATCGAAAGAACATGTAAAGATCAATAAAGATCGTTTAGCCTATGCAGAATTTGATCAATTGGCCAATCTAGCCAATAAAATGCTAGACGAGAGAGAAAACGATAAGAAGAAAATTATTGAAGCTTACCATGAAATTCAAACTTCTGAAGAAGAGCTAAGACAACAGTCGGAAAGCCTCCTTTATACTAACCAGAAGTTGGAAGAAGCCATGAAAGAAGTGAAGGCGACCCAAGTTCAACTGATTAATTCAGAAAAAATGGCCTCTTTAGGTCAATTAACAGCGGGAATCGCTCACGAGATCAATAATCCCATTAACTTTGTGTCTTCTAATGTTCAACCATTGAAAGACGATATCGACGATATCATCACTTTACTACATCAATGTAATCACCTGATCAATATGTATGAAAAGGGTGAAGACATTAAAGATAAAGTAAAAGAGATCAATGTATTGGCAGAAGAAATTGAAGTGGATATTCTTACCGATGAGATCAAGCAATTAATCAATGGTATAGAAGAAGGTGCACAAAGAACAAAAGAAATCGTTTTAGGGTTAAGAACTTTCTCAAGATTAGACGAGGATACATTCAAACATGCCAATATCAATGACGGCATGCAGTCTACTTTGACTATTCTTAATAATAAAGCGAAAAAGAAAGATGTAACCATCAATGTTGATTTACAAGATGACCTACCGGAAATCGAATGTTTACCAGGTAGAGTAAATCAAGTCTTTATGAATATCATCAACAATGCAATTCAAGCTGTCGATGAAGATAAAGGGATCATTGAGGTGAAGACAAGATTCACACAAGGTGACGACCATATCAGTATTTCGATAAAAGATAATGGTAAAGGAATGCACCAAGCAGTGATTGACAAGATATTTGATCCGTTCTTCACAACAAAAGAAGTAGGAGAAGGTACCGGTCTTGGTCTTTCAATATCATATGGTATTATCGAGAAACATGGTGGTCGCATTATGGTTTCAAGTAAGCCAAAAGACAATGAAGAAGATACTTCATCTTTTACTGAGTTCACCATTACACTTCCTATTAAAGGTAATAACGAATTAGAAAAACAGAGATAA
- the rsmH gene encoding 16S rRNA (cytosine(1402)-N(4))-methyltransferase RsmH — protein MSDYHVPVMLHECVEGLNIDPTKTYVDVTFGGGGHSREILKHLTTGKLVVFDQDPDAKKNAEAINDDRLIFCAANFRYLKRYLRLHGIKSVAGILGDLGISSHQIDETSRGFSTRGEAPLDMRMAQSGSISAKEVINEYDEGKLKEIFKLYGEITHAGKAASLIIHARSAGTIETTLDLMNALRPMAPRGKENRFFAQVFQAIRIEVNEELETLREMLEQGAEVLEEGGHFVIESYHSLEDRLVKNFFKAGNFEGKHEKDFYGNILRPLKPLKSKPITASNAEIAQNRRARSAKLRIGVKLAENNNPKSDI, from the coding sequence ATGAGCGATTATCATGTTCCTGTAATGCTTCACGAATGTGTTGAAGGACTGAATATCGACCCTACCAAAACCTACGTTGATGTAACTTTTGGCGGTGGTGGTCACTCAAGAGAAATATTAAAACACTTAACAACAGGAAAATTGGTTGTATTCGATCAAGATCCTGATGCTAAGAAAAACGCAGAAGCTATCAATGATGATCGCTTAATATTCTGTGCTGCTAACTTCAGATACTTAAAACGTTATTTAAGACTTCACGGCATTAAAAGTGTTGCAGGTATTTTGGGTGATTTAGGTATTTCATCACATCAAATTGATGAAACATCTAGAGGATTCTCCACTCGAGGAGAAGCTCCTTTAGATATGAGAATGGCACAGTCTGGCTCTATTTCAGCCAAAGAAGTCATTAATGAATATGACGAAGGAAAATTGAAAGAGATATTTAAGTTGTATGGAGAGATTACACATGCAGGAAAAGCAGCAAGTTTAATCATCCATGCAAGAAGTGCAGGAACAATAGAAACTACACTTGACTTAATGAATGCTCTTCGACCGATGGCTCCAAGAGGAAAAGAAAACCGTTTCTTTGCTCAAGTATTTCAAGCGATTCGTATCGAAGTAAACGAAGAGCTAGAAACACTCAGAGAGATGTTAGAACAAGGGGCTGAGGTATTAGAAGAAGGAGGTCATTTTGTTATTGAATCGTATCATTCTTTAGAAGACCGCCTTGTTAAAAACTTTTTTAAAGCTGGTAACTTTGAAGGTAAACATGAAAAAGATTTTTATGGCAATATCCTTCGTCCATTAAAACCTTTAAAAAGTAAACCTATCACTGCTTCTAACGCTGAAATTGCTCAGAATAGAAGAGCTAGAAGTGCAAAATTAAGGATTGGAGTAAAACTCGCAGAAAATAATAATCCTAAAAGTGATATATAA